From the genome of Patagioenas fasciata isolate bPatFas1 chromosome 17, bPatFas1.hap1, whole genome shotgun sequence, one region includes:
- the HSPB8 gene encoding heat shock protein beta-8 gives MADSQMPFSCHYPGRRSIRDPFREPGLTSRLLDDDFGMSPFPGDLTADWPDWARPRLTTTWPGPLRAGMARASAMAPGYSARFGGYPESRSPVPFPREPWKVCVNVHSFKPEELTVKTKDGYVEVSGKHEEQQVEGGIVSKNFTKKIQLPYEVDPITVFASLSPEGLLIIEAPQIPPYQQYGEGGCGSDIPVESQEATCA, from the exons ATGGCTGACAGCCAGATGCCCTTCTCCTGCCACTACCCCGGCCGCCGCAGCATCCGCGACCCTTTCCGGGAGCCCGGCTTGACCTCGCGCCTGCTGGACGATGATTTCGGCATGTCACCCTTCCCGGGGGACCTGACGGCGGACTGGCCCGACTGGGCTCGCCCCCGGCTCACCACCACCTGGCCGGGTCCCCTGCGCGCCGGCATGGCCCGCGCCTCTGCCATGGCCCCCGGCTACAGCGCCCGCTTTGGGGGGTACCCCGAGAGCCGCAGCCCCGTGCCCTTTCCCCGCGAGCCCTGGAAGGTGTGCGTCAACGTGCACAGCTTCAAACCCGAGGAGCTGACGGTCAAAACCAAGGATGGCTACGTCGAGGTGTCAG GCAAACACGAGGAGcagcaggtggaaggagggaTCGTCTCCAAGAACTTCACCAAGAAAATCCA GCTGCCCTACGAGGTGGACCCCATCACGGTGTTCGCCTCCTTGTCGCCAGAGGGGCTGCTGATCATTGAGgcgccccaaatccccccctacCAGCAGTACGGTGAGGGCGGCTGCGGCAGCGACATCCCCGTCGAGAGCCAGGAGGCCACCTGCGCCTGA